Proteins encoded together in one Pithys albifrons albifrons isolate INPA30051 chromosome 29, PitAlb_v1, whole genome shotgun sequence window:
- the LOC139683629 gene encoding serine/threonine-protein kinase pim-1-like codes for MAPVSLPRSGSGPPRPRPCLARRALAFARVSACRLRGCWTSICGWLWDGLGLAAPWLRLLRLRPGPRSRSRSRVRARPRRLPGLSEDTGAAAAAASSAASPARAPPLGSAAASSERPVPGAPKAVGDTQPKAVEGRSGTVPGPGSNPAGHVSPARKAKELLYRRYRMGSLLGSGGFGKVYAGTRLEDGAPVAIKLVRRNRIRHWGKLPDGTRAPLEIVLLNKVSTGFPGVIQLLEWFELSNVFLLVMERPQWSQDLFHLIREWKFLPEEVAWKLFCQVLKAVQHCTSCGVLHRDIKPENILLDLATGNLKLIDFGCGTFLRDRVYTQFAGTLSYSPPEWIHHKYYHGEGATIWSLGILLYQMVCGKHPFLQGWSTTGGQLRFPQPVSRECRHLIKWCLSIRPSERPSLEDLFCHPWVQGMHLP; via the exons ATGGCCCCGGTGTCCCTCCCCCGCTCCGGGTCGGGGCCGCCCCGTCCCCGCCCCTGCCTGGCCCGGCGCGCTCTCGCCTTTGCCCGAGTCTCGGCGTGCCGGCTGCGGGGCTGCTGGACGAGCATCTGCGGCTGGCTGTGGGACGGGCTCGGCCTCGCCGCCCCTTGGCTCCGCCTGCTCCGGCTCCGGCCCGGGCCtcgatcccgatcccgatcccgag tgcgggcccggccccggcgcctCCCAGGGCTGTCAGAGGACACCGGCGCCGCGGCCGCTGCCGCCTCGTCTGCGGCTTCCCCTGCCAGAGCTCCGCCGCTCGGCAGCGCGGCCGCGAGCAGCGAGCGGCCGGTGCCTGGGGCT CCCAAGGCGGTCGGGGATACCCAGCCCAAGGCGGTCGAGGGGCGTTCGGGGACCGTGCCGGGCCCCGGGTCGAACCCTGCCGGCCACGTCTCGCCCGCAAGGAAGGCGAAGGAGCTCCTGTACAGGCGCTACCGGATGGGTTCGCTGCTGGGCAGTGGCGGCTTCGGCAAAGTCTATGCGGGGACTCGACTCGAGGACGGAGCCCCG GTGGCCATCAAACTCGTGCGTCGGAATCGCATCCGGCACTGGGGCAAGCTG CCCGACGGCACCCGGGCGCCCCTGGAGATCGTGCTGCTGAACAAGGTGTCCACTGGGTTTCCTGGTGTCATCCAGCTCCTGGAGTGGTTTGAGCTCTCCAACGTTTTCTTGTTGGTGATGGAGCGTCCACAGTGGTCTCAGGACCTCTTCCACTTAATCCGGGAGTGGAAGTTCCTGCCAGAGGAGGTGGCCTGGAAGCTGTTCTGTCAAGTGCTGAAGGCTGTACAGCACTGCACCAGCTGTGGCGTCCTGCACCGTGACATCAAGCCCGAAAACATCCTCCTCGACCTGGCCACCGGCAACTTGAAACTCATTGACTTTGGATGCGGCACGTTCCTTCGGGACAGGGTGTACACCCAGTTTGCAG GAACACTGTCATACAGTCCGCCGGAGTGGATCCACCACAAATACTACCACGGCGAGGGGGCAACAATCTGGTCCCTGGGCATCCTGCTCTACCAGATGGTCTGCGGGAAGCACCCTTTCCTGCAAGGCTGGAGCACCACGGGGGGGCAGCTCCGGTTCCCACAACCGGTCTCTCGAG AGTGCCGACACCTCATCAAGTGGTGTTTGTCCATCCGCCCCTCAGAGAGACCATCACTGGAAGACCTATTCTGCCATCCTTGGGTGCAGGGCATGCACCTGCCCTAG